A genomic window from Leptospira bandrabouensis includes:
- a CDS encoding NAD(P)H-dependent oxidoreductase, with protein MPKILILLVHPVLEKSKANQMLLDSLPFSENITLHDLYEEYPNFFINVKAEQDLLSNHQIIIFQHPLYWYSCPPLMKLWIDMVLEDGWAYGPGGEKLLGKKWIQVITTGGSKDAYSKGGFHGYSTEEFLLPFRRTAELCGMDYLNPFLVQGTFQLNEEDLQKESSRYSTFINQLLGGNYE; from the coding sequence ATGCCTAAAATTTTGATTTTATTAGTCCACCCCGTACTTGAAAAGTCGAAAGCCAACCAGATGCTCTTGGATTCTCTTCCTTTTTCTGAAAATATCACCTTACATGATTTATATGAAGAATATCCTAATTTTTTTATCAATGTAAAAGCCGAACAGGATTTACTATCCAACCACCAAATCATTATTTTTCAACACCCACTGTATTGGTATAGTTGTCCTCCGCTCATGAAATTGTGGATTGATATGGTTTTAGAAGACGGTTGGGCTTACGGTCCGGGTGGGGAGAAACTGTTGGGAAAAAAGTGGATCCAAGTCATTACTACGGGAGGTTCAAAGGATGCTTATTCTAAAGGTGGATTTCATGGTTATTCTACAGAGGAGTTTTTGTTACCATTTCGCAGAACAGCAGAACTTTGTGGTATGGATTATTTAAATCCTTTTTTGGTTCAGGGAACGTTTCAATTAAACGAGGAAGATCTCCAAAAAGAATCCAGCAGATATTCTACTTTTATTAATCAATTGTTAGGCGGAAATTATGAATGA
- a CDS encoding monovalent cation:proton antiporter-2 (CPA2) family protein yields the protein MNELGFFVQALIYLTSAIIIVPIANRLGLGSVLGYLIAGIVIGPFVFGFVGTEGKDMLHFAEFGVVMMLFAIGLELELDLLWRLKFWLLGLGGLQIILTTAITAGFAFGFGFHWKPSLALGLILSLSSTAIVLQTLKEKGLMKSVSGQAAFSVLLFQDMAVIPILAIFPMLSDSDVTTSAQGHSLIEHLPGYAKTLVVLSVVIGIILVGKYLLSPFFRLLAKSGNREIFTGASLLLVIAISVLMGAVGVSAALGTFLGGVVLASSEYRHELESNIEPFKGLLLGLFFLSVGASMDLPVVIHSPSKILGIVFGIIFIKALVLFFLGFIFRIPLDQNLYFSLALSQVGEFSFVLFGYSEGLGLFKEESIIILVACVAVSMAITPVLLLLYEKTFFGLLESKISKTQSNQNIHKQENPVIICGFGRFGNMLGRFLRSNGIPITILDFDADRVEMLGRFGFKVYFGDPTRLELLESAGLEHVKVLVAALDNSEKQTELIRNVSQHYPQIKIVARAGDREDAYNLKEMGVTYIYRETRETAVQMGKDVLKLLGTRAHTAEKAKNLFLKHDDDTFHELFALRADRVQYMSLAKQRNAELERLMFVDLGKEEELGRDPWSEMER from the coding sequence ATGAATGAACTAGGTTTTTTTGTTCAAGCTTTAATTTATCTCACAAGTGCTATCATTATTGTCCCTATTGCAAATCGATTAGGTCTTGGGTCTGTTCTTGGTTACCTGATTGCAGGAATTGTCATTGGGCCATTTGTGTTCGGATTTGTCGGAACAGAAGGTAAAGATATGTTGCACTTTGCCGAATTCGGCGTAGTAATGATGTTATTTGCTATTGGTTTAGAGCTTGAGTTGGATCTACTTTGGCGGTTAAAGTTTTGGTTACTTGGTCTCGGTGGGTTACAAATCATCCTAACTACAGCAATTACCGCAGGTTTTGCTTTTGGATTTGGATTTCATTGGAAACCATCGTTGGCACTCGGACTAATTCTTTCTTTATCTTCCACAGCCATTGTTTTACAAACTTTGAAAGAAAAAGGACTGATGAAATCGGTTTCTGGACAGGCAGCCTTTTCTGTGCTTTTGTTCCAAGATATGGCAGTCATTCCTATACTTGCCATCTTTCCTATGTTAAGTGATTCTGATGTAACAACATCCGCGCAAGGACATTCTCTAATTGAACATTTACCTGGTTATGCAAAAACTTTGGTAGTTTTGTCTGTAGTGATCGGAATTATTTTAGTAGGAAAGTATTTACTTAGCCCATTTTTTAGATTACTTGCCAAGTCGGGGAATCGGGAGATTTTTACAGGGGCAAGTTTGTTACTTGTAATCGCCATATCGGTGTTAATGGGGGCTGTGGGTGTGTCTGCTGCACTCGGAACTTTTTTAGGAGGAGTGGTCCTTGCTAGCAGCGAATATCGTCATGAATTAGAAAGTAATATTGAACCGTTTAAGGGACTTTTGCTTGGTTTGTTTTTTCTTAGTGTTGGCGCTTCGATGGACCTTCCAGTAGTTATACATAGTCCAAGCAAAATTTTAGGAATTGTCTTTGGTATCATTTTTATTAAAGCATTGGTTTTATTTTTTCTAGGATTTATTTTTCGAATACCTCTAGACCAAAACCTATATTTTTCCTTAGCACTTTCTCAGGTGGGGGAGTTCTCATTTGTATTGTTTGGATATTCGGAAGGTTTGGGACTTTTTAAGGAAGAATCGATTATCATTTTGGTGGCTTGTGTGGCAGTAAGTATGGCTATCACTCCCGTACTTCTTTTGTTATATGAGAAAACTTTTTTTGGACTTTTAGAATCTAAAATCTCAAAAACGCAATCAAACCAAAATATTCATAAACAAGAGAATCCAGTAATCATTTGTGGATTTGGTAGGTTCGGTAATATGTTGGGACGTTTTCTAAGGTCTAACGGAATTCCCATTACCATTTTGGATTTTGATGCAGACCGTGTAGAGATGTTAGGTCGTTTTGGATTTAAGGTGTATTTTGGTGATCCTACCCGTTTGGAGTTATTAGAATCGGCAGGTTTGGAACATGTTAAGGTGTTGGTGGCCGCATTGGACAATTCGGAAAAACAAACAGAACTCATTCGAAACGTAAGTCAACATTATCCACAAATCAAAATTGTTGCAAGAGCTGGAGACAGGGAAGACGCCTACAATTTAAAGGAAATGGGAGTGACATACATCTATCGAGAGACAAGGGAAACCGCAGTCCAAATGGGAAAGGATGTATTAAAACTTTTAGGAACAAGAGCACATACTGCCGAAAAAGCAAAAAATCTATTTTTAAAACATGATGATGATACCTTCCACGAATTGTTTGCACTGAGAGCTGACAGGGTGCAATATATGAGTCTTGCAAAACAGAGAAACGCAGAGTTAGAAAGGTTGATGTTTGTAGACTTAGGAAAAGAAGAGGAACTAGGAAGAGATCCTTGGAGTGAAATGGAGAGGTAG